The Mycolicibacterium brumae DNA window GGGGTGAGCACCGCGACGCCGGTGATCTGGGCGCCGTCGTGCAGCAGCGCGGTGGCGGTGTGCCGGGCGCGGATGTCGAGGGTGGCGGCGGCGTGGTCGAGGGCGCGCTGCACTTCCGCGCCGGTGGCGTCGCCGCCGGCGTGGATGATGCGGCGGCGGTGGTGACCGCCCTCGCGGGTCAGCGACCAGCGGCCGTCCGGGCCGGTGTCGAACCGGGCGCCGGCGGCGGCGAGGTCGGCGACCGCGCGGTAGCCGTCGGCGACGATGGAGGTCACCGCGTCGGCGTCGCACAGGCCCCCGCCGGCGGCGAGGGTGTCGGCGACGTGCGCGGCGACGCTGTCATCGGTGTCGGGCAGCACCACGGCCACCCCGCCCTGGGCGTAGTAGGTGGCGGTGGCGCCGCGGCGGGGCGCGGTCTTGCTCAGCACGACGACACTGCGGCCGGCGCGCTGGGCGGCCAGCCCGGCGGCCAGCCCGGCCACCCCGACGCCGATCACCACGACGTCGGCGCGGATGGTCATTCGCCGCCGCCGGGCTGCCCGATCGCGATCATCCGCTCGACGCTGGCCCGGGCTTTGTCGGCCGTGGCCGCGTCGACGTGCACCTCGTCGGCGCCCTCCAGCAGGCAGCGCAGCAGCGCCGCGGGGGTGATCATCTTCATGAACGGGCAGGACGCGCGGTCGTTGACGGCCAGGAACTCCACATCCGGGGCGGCGCGGCGCAGTTGGTGCAGCATGCCGACCTCGGTGGCGACCAGCACCTGCCGCGCCCCGGTCTCCCGGGCGGCGTCCAGCATGCCGCCGGTGGACAGGATCTTGACCTGTTCCGAGGGCACCGCGCCCTCACCGGCCAGGTACAGCGCGGAGGTGGCGCAGCCGCATTCCGGGTGCACGAACAGGTCCGCGCCGGGGTGGCTGCGGGCCTGGGCGGCCAGTTCGTCGCCGTTGATGCCGGCGTGCACATGGCACTCGCCGGCCCAGATCTGCATGTTCTTGCGGCCGGTGACCCGCTTGACGTGGGCGCCGAGGAACTGGTCCGGGCAGAACAGCACTTCGCGGTCGGGGTCGATGGAGGCGACCACGTCGACGGCGTTGGAGGAGGTGCAGCAGATGTCGGTGAGGCCTTTGACCGCTGCGGTGGTGTTCACATAGGACACCACGACCGCGTCGGGGAAGTCGGCCTTCCATTCCCGCAGTTGCTCGGCGGTGATGGAGTCGGCCAGCGAGCAGCCGGCCCGCTGGTCCGGGATCAGCACGGTCTTGTCCGGGGACAGGATCTTGGCGGTCTCGGCCATGAAGTGCACGCCGCAGAACACGATGGTGTCCTCGGGCGCCTCGGCGGCGATCCGGGACAGCGCCAGGGAGTCCCCGACGTGGTCGGCGACGTCCTGGATCTCGGGCAGCTGGTAATTGTGCGCCAGCAGCGTGGCGCCGCGCAGGTCGGCGAGCCGGCGGATCTCGGCGGCCCAGGCGGCGTCGCCGCGGACGCCGTCGTATCCGTGCGGGCCGTCGACGATGTCGTCGGCCAGGGCGCGGACGGTGTCGATGCGATCGGTGACGGTCATGGCCGCTCCTTTCGGAGTTCGAGGTTTTCGACTTATGATCGAAAACATGCCACAGTTTAGCACCGCGCACGAAGTGCTCGCCGTCGTCTTCCAAGTTCGGGGCCTGGACACCCGAAACCCCCGGCTCTGCGTGCTGCTCTGGGAGCGCGCGCTGGACCCGCAGCGCGGCGCGTGGGCGCTACCGGGCGGGCGATTGGGCGACGACGAGGACCTGACCAGTTCGGTGCGACGGCAGCTGGCCGAAAAGGTGGATCTGCGTGAAATCGCCCACCTGGAGCAGCTGGCGGTGTTCTCCGACCCACACCGGGTGCCCGGCGCGCGCACCATCGCCTCGACCTTCCTGGGCCTGGTGCCCTCCCCCGCCCAGCCCGAGCTGCCGCCGGACACCCGCTGGCACCCGGTCGACGATCTGCCGCCGATGGCGTTCGACCATCGCCCGATGGTCACCCACGCGCACGCCCGGCTGATCGCCAAACTGTCCTACACCAATATCGGATTCGCGTTGGCGCCCAGGGAATTCGCGTTGTCCACGCTGCGTTCTATATATAGCGCCGCATTGGGACACCCGGTCGACGCCACCAACCTGCAACGGGTGCTGGCCCGGCGCGGAGTGATCACCCGCACCGGCACGACGGCGGCGTCCGGGCGATCGGGTGGACGTCCGGCGGCGCTGTTCCGGTTCACCGACGACGAGCTTCGGGTCACCGATGAATTCGCCGCATTGCGTCCGCCGAGCTGAGACACGCCCGCGATGTGAACATAACAATACTTGTGTTTAAGCGCTCGTTAAGTAAGGATGTTGGAACCTTGGAGGGAGCTCAATGACTGTCGCTCAAAACCTCGCTGGCGCGAACTGGCTCGGCGCGGCGCCCCATGAGGGTCGTGCCACCGGAAAGCCGCTGCTGCCCTCCGAGGACCTATTCTACGACCCGCCGCTGGGCTTTGAACACGCCACACCGGGCACCGTGCTGCGGACCCGCGACGTCACGCTCGGCCTGTTCGGGGTGATCCCGCAGCGCATCACCGCCATCCAGGTGCTCTACCGCACCCAGGACCACCGCGGGGCCCCCGACGCGACCGTCACCACCGTGCTGATCCCGGCGCAGCGCTCCGCGCAGTTGCCGACCCCGGTGCTGTCCTACCAGTGCGCCATCGACGCGGTGTCGGACCGATGTTTCCCGTCGTACGCGCTGCGTGCGGGCACCGCCGGGCGCAAGAAGGGCAGCTCGCTGGGCTCGGTGGTGCACATCGACTTCATCATGATCGCCGCCGCGCTGGCCGAAGGCTGGATCGTCAGCGTCCCCGACCATGAGGGGCCCGACGGCCAGTGGGGCGCCCCCAACGAGCCCGGCTACCGGATCCTCGACGGGCTGCGCGCGACGCTGGCGCTGCCGCGGGTGGCGGTCGCCCCGAACGCGCCGATCGGCCTGTGGGGCTACTCCGGTGGCGGACTGGCCACCTCCTGGGGCGCCGAGCTCGCCGGCTACTACGCCCCGGAACTCAATATGGTCGGCGCCGTGCTGGGCTCCCCCGTCGGCGACCTGAAAATGACCTTCAACCGCCTCAACGGCGGTCCGTTCTCCGGACTGTCGGCGTCCGTTGTCGCCGCGATGACCCACGTCTACCCCGAGCTGGCCGACCTGGTCGACGAGCACATCAACGAGACCGGCCGCAAGACGCTGGCCGAGCTGGAGAAACTCACCACCGCCGAGGCCGTGGCCAAGATGTTCTGCAAGGACCTGGACAACCTGGTCGACTGCGAACTCGACGACATCGTCCAGAGCCCGCTGATGCAGCAGATCTTCGAAGACATCCGGCTGGGCCACAATGTGCCCACCATGCCGCTGCTGATGGTGCAGGCCGTGCACGACCAGATCATCTCGGTCAAGGGCATCGACGCGCTGGTCAAGACCTACAGCAAGGGCGGCGCGCGGATCGCCTACCACCGCGATCTGTTCTGCGAGCACCTGCTGCTGCACCCGCTCGCCGCGCCGATGGCGTTGCGCTGGCTGACCGACCGCTTCCAGGGACGCCCCACCAGCGACAATATGGTGCGCACGGTCTGGCCGACGGTGCTGAATCCGATCACCTACGCCGGCATGTTCCGGCTCGGCAAGGTGCTGGCCCGGATGGCCGGCGGCAAGATGGTCAAGCGCAACCCGCTGTAGGGATTTTCCGCTGTCGCGCGGCTGATTTCGGCGGCTGTGCCGTGGCGTGTGGCCTTCGTCAGTGACGCCGGGCTGATCCCTCGGGCTCGCCAGTGACGCCAGACTGATGCCTCGGGCTCGCCAGTGCCCCTGGGCTGATCTGCCTCGACGCTAGTAACCGTGGGGCGAAAAAGAGGCCGTGAATCGGCCCACGGTCACTGGCGTCGCGACACATCGGCCTCCCGTCACTGGCGAACGCCAGGCCGGTCCCCGGCGCTACTGGGCGGGCGGCGGGTACCCCTGCATTTGTTGCCCCTGGGGCTGATGTGGCCAGGCGTACGGCTGTTCCGGCGCCCCGTGCGGCTGTTCCGGCGCTCCGTGCGGCTGTTCCGGCGCTCCGAGCGGCTGTCCCACAGCGACGGGCCGCGCCACCAGCAAATCCTGCGGCGGGAACCCACCGAGGTCGTCGCGCGGACTGGCGGCGGCGTAGAACGCGTACACGACCGCGGC harbors:
- the nadA gene encoding quinolinate synthase NadA: MTVTDRIDTVRALADDIVDGPHGYDGVRGDAAWAAEIRRLADLRGATLLAHNYQLPEIQDVADHVGDSLALSRIAAEAPEDTIVFCGVHFMAETAKILSPDKTVLIPDQRAGCSLADSITAEQLREWKADFPDAVVVSYVNTTAAVKGLTDICCTSSNAVDVVASIDPDREVLFCPDQFLGAHVKRVTGRKNMQIWAGECHVHAGINGDELAAQARSHPGADLFVHPECGCATSALYLAGEGAVPSEQVKILSTGGMLDAARETGARQVLVATEVGMLHQLRRAAPDVEFLAVNDRASCPFMKMITPAALLRCLLEGADEVHVDAATADKARASVERMIAIGQPGGGE
- a CDS encoding NUDIX hydrolase, yielding MPQFSTAHEVLAVVFQVRGLDTRNPRLCVLLWERALDPQRGAWALPGGRLGDDEDLTSSVRRQLAEKVDLREIAHLEQLAVFSDPHRVPGARTIASTFLGLVPSPAQPELPPDTRWHPVDDLPPMAFDHRPMVTHAHARLIAKLSYTNIGFALAPREFALSTLRSIYSAALGHPVDATNLQRVLARRGVITRTGTTAASGRSGGRPAALFRFTDDELRVTDEFAALRPPS
- a CDS encoding lipase family protein — encoded protein: MTVAQNLAGANWLGAAPHEGRATGKPLLPSEDLFYDPPLGFEHATPGTVLRTRDVTLGLFGVIPQRITAIQVLYRTQDHRGAPDATVTTVLIPAQRSAQLPTPVLSYQCAIDAVSDRCFPSYALRAGTAGRKKGSSLGSVVHIDFIMIAAALAEGWIVSVPDHEGPDGQWGAPNEPGYRILDGLRATLALPRVAVAPNAPIGLWGYSGGGLATSWGAELAGYYAPELNMVGAVLGSPVGDLKMTFNRLNGGPFSGLSASVVAAMTHVYPELADLVDEHINETGRKTLAELEKLTTAEAVAKMFCKDLDNLVDCELDDIVQSPLMQQIFEDIRLGHNVPTMPLLMVQAVHDQIISVKGIDALVKTYSKGGARIAYHRDLFCEHLLLHPLAAPMALRWLTDRFQGRPTSDNMVRTVWPTVLNPITYAGMFRLGKVLARMAGGKMVKRNPL